A genomic window from Bombus pyrosoma isolate SC7728 linkage group LG8, ASM1482585v1, whole genome shotgun sequence includes:
- the LOC122570339 gene encoding Bardet-Biedl syndrome 2 protein homolog isoform X1, with product MAAFSLNIQKHVEPGLVTSGKFDGSHACLAAATYGGNILVHSPHRQPQITGQDHEQSDRKVSWSGELAELQIGTEITALCTGRLSDDERDILLIGTASHILAYHIEDNSDAFYKEMSDGARCIIVGKLSWLPNQVAIVGGNSSITVLDSQGTEIFWTVLGGIVTSLAVFDFDGDDENELVIGTRDFEIKVYKKDNLLWEAKETASITTLTGLPNRRFVYSVGNGTLGVYEMTQRLWRVKSKHRVVVTRSFDLNGDGAPEVITGWNNGKVDARSSNSGEVIFKIQLSAGIAGIVEADYRRIGKSDLVVVSSIGEVRGYGSGSAMDTPEPGEAMRDLLAKRQILQMELRQRAASVPNMFHGTKLAVSLMTCNGAARVALASGPGLFMYCAIVFTEGVFEGETLVVHPSRPRGELEIELRPPKNAPVDMHVKVCVGPAAADLLQVFEMTRQLPRFCMYQIIERPAQIAEDFAKNSVTAEFAERPQRIALWLNQSLILPEEFEITEDKPNNGGIEMWLRGMRDNKIHCFMANATGKVTIQTEDPTFAGDIIQSLALYLGLRELSSEVSFPAEEKKMLDALEHVKELKEIDTRLQAEAANETVLLKNIVIRLEDARILENIDEMRRRLVQLKNVNVDLIREHEIRMKSYRELTANLKELNLGVQRAARLRVGKSASNTIARCRAAIQDENPKALTLAIRHG from the exons ATGGCAGCGTTTTctctaaatattcaaaaacaCGTGGAGCCAGGCCTTGTAACTTCCGGTAAATTCGATGGTTCTCATGCTTGCCTAGCGGCTGCAACCTATGGTGGAAATATTTTGGTACACAGCCCTCATAGGCAACCACAAATAACCGGCCAAGACCACGAACAATCCGACAGAAAAGTATCTTGGAGCGGAGAACTCGCGGAACTTCAGATAGGAACCGag ATTACAGCATTATGCACTGGCCGACTTAGTGATGACGAGAGAGATATTCTTCTAATTGGAACTGCATCTCATATTTTGGCCTATCACATAGAAGACAACTCTGATGCTTTTTACAAAGAG ATGTCTGACGGTGCTAGATGTATAATCGTTGGTAAATTAAGTTGGCTCCCAAATCAAGTTGCAATCGTTGGTGGCAATAGTTCGATAACAGTTCTAGACTCACAAGGCACAGAGATATTTTGGACAGTACTGGGAGGTATTGTAACTTCATTAGCTGTTTTTGACTTCGATGGAGACGACGAAAACGAG TTGGTCATTGGGACCAGAGATTTCGAAATAAAGGTGTACAAGAAAGACAATCTGCTCTGGGAAGCTAAAGAAACAGCTTCAATTACCACTCTAACCGGCCTACCTAATAGAAGATTCGTTTATTCAGTAGGAAATGGGACTCTTGGTGTCTATGAAATGACTCAAAGGCTATGGCGTGTCAAG tCGAAGCATCGGGTGGTGGTCACGAGGAGCTTTGATTTGAACGGAGACGGTGCACCGGAAGTCATAACTGGTTGGAATAATGGAAAAGTAGACGCAAGGTCATCCAATAGCGgtgaagtaatttttaaaattcaattatccGCCGGAATAGCTGGAATCGTGGAAGCTGATTACAGGAGAATCGGCAAATCTGATTTAGTCGTAGTGTCTTCTATCGGCGAAG TGCGCGGCTATGGTTCGGGTTCCGCGATGGATACTCCAGAACCTGGCGAGGCAATGCGCGATTTATTGGCGAAAAGGCAGATCCTTCAAATGGAGCTTAGGCAGAGGGCCGCGTCCGTTCCGAATATGTTCCATGGGACGAAATTGGCAGTGAGCTTGATGACCTGCAACGGTGCGGCTCGTGTTGCCCTTGCGTCTGGACCTGGTCTTTTT ATGTATTGCGCGATAGTTTTCACCGAAGGAGTGTTCGAAGGCGAAACTCTCGTTGTCCATCCCAGCAGACCTAGAGGGGAGCTGGAAATAGAGCTTCGTCCTCCGAAGAATGCCCCTGTCGATATGCACGTTAAAGTATGCGTTGGTCCAGCTGCTGCAGATTTGCTACAG GTGTTCGAGATGACGCGCCAATTGCCTAGATTTTGCATGTATCAGATCATCGAACGGCCTGCGCAAATTGCGGAGGACTTTGCGAAAAATAGCGTCACAGCTGAG TTTGCGGAGAGACCTCAAAGAATCGCTCTTTGGTTGAATCAAAGTCTCATCCTTCCGGAAGAGTTCGAAATTACGGAAGACAAACCAAACAACGGAGGTATTGAAATGTGGCTTCGTGGCATGAGAGACAACAAGATTCATTGTTTCATGGCAAACGCAACGGGAAAAGTAACCATTCAGACAGAAGATCCTACATTTGCTGGCGACATTATTCAGTCGTTGGCCTTGTACTTGGGCCTTAGAGAGCTTTCTTCCGAAGTTTCATTTCCGGCTGAAGAGAAGAAGATGTTGGACGCCTTGGAACACGTCAAAG aGTTGAAGGAGATTGATACCAGATTACAAGCAGAGGCAGCTAATGAAACAGttttactgaaaaatattgtaattcgCTTGGAGGATGCAAGAATTCTCGAGAATATCGATGAAATGAGAAGGAGACTCgtacaattgaaaaatgtcaATGTCGATCTGATCAGGGAACATGAAATCAGAATGAAGAGTTATAGAGAACTCACGgcgaatttaaaagaattaaatctCGGAGTGCAACGTGCAGCTAGATTAAGAG TTGGGAAAAGTGCCTCAAACACAATAGCCCGTTGTAGAGCAGCGATCCAGGACGAGAATCCGAAGGCTCTCACGCTGGCAATAAGACATGGATGA
- the LOC122570340 gene encoding ras-related and estrogen-regulated growth inhibitor gives MERFSPPATSLRKRISPPIAWNLGLTSRDPRIVKVILLGHQGVGKTALAVRFATKRYIGEYDCSIERVYKVDSFLDAAWEITDPPGYLPPPSELKLRWADAIVLVYSVSDRVSFDETSRLRFLVSHARKTRKVPPIVVLIANKADLTYTPGERVVTTAEGRQRAEEIEAHAFHEISVRESVEQVMAVFTDISKLLTELPGNSGQQTNSFRVRASTDGTLDALRRPSPVPLKRRFSISVRGTLH, from the exons ATGGAGAGATTCAGTCCGCCAGCAACGTCGTTGAGGAAGAGAATTAGCCCTCCGATAGCTTGGAATCTTGGCCTCACTAGCAGGGACCCGAGAATTGTCAAAGTAATCCTACTGGGACATCAGGGCGTCGGTAAAACCG CCCTGGCAGTGCGATTCGCGACGAAACGATATATAGGGGAGTACGATTGTTCTATCGAGAGGGTTTACAAAGTGGACAGCTTCCTGGATGCCGCGTGGGAGATAACCGATCCCCCAGGATATCTACCACCTCCGTCCGAACTGAAATTACGATGGGCAGATGCTATCGTTCTCGTTTACTCGGTGTCGGATCGTGTCAGCTTCGACGAAACATCTCGTCTTCg atttCTAGTATCACACGCGAGGAAAACTAGGAAGGTTCCACCGATAGTAGTCCTGATAGCAAATAAAGCAGATTTAACGTACACTCCTGGTGAAAGGGTAGTTACTACGGCAGAGGGGCGGCAAAGGGCGGAAGAGATCGAGGCCCACGCGTTTCATGAAATTTCCGTCAGAGAATCTGTCGAACAG GTCATGGCCGTTTTCACCGACATCTCCAAGCTGTTGACGGAATTGCCGGGCAATTCTGGCCAGCAAACAAATTCCTTCAGGGTGAGAGCCTCCACCGATGGCACCTTGGACGCTCTTCGACGCCCCTCGCCTGTTCCGCTCAAACGAAGATTCAGCATTTCCGTTCGAGGAACCCTTCATTGA
- the LOC122570096 gene encoding apoptosis-inducing factor 3-like isoform X3 has protein sequence MGGNNCKGLLPGSSNATSSTSVKTGKPEKYDYVEDVVCNKTDIKENEMKLLPLGESGAKVLLIKQKGELHAIGTKCTHYGALLHTGALGDGKVRCPWHGACFNIKTGDIEDYPGLDSLPCFQVNVDDSGLVRVKARRKDLEFNRRVKKMYEQDPNNNTTVVIVGGGPAAATCAESLRQEAFTGNIIMVCKENTVPYDRVKVSKTFDIDIEKAVLRPLSFYKEHKIETKLGVEATGLNTNDNVVHLSNNEKLTYNYLFICTGSMARKPDIPINLSNIYVLRDYTDSHAISSKLSSDKHIVILGLGFIGMEAAAYCVNKCASVTIIGRSTVPLQTVFGTEIGNRIKRYFEEQGVKFIFERNITQFVAKDDDKNAVGTVVLTNGEVLPADIVIIGIGSKLYTDWIKDTPIKMLQDGSIIVDKYLKTSVENIYAGGDIAYAPLFGSDDISAAIGHYALAHYHGKIAALNICAKTTALSTVPFFWTTLFGKSYRYVGYGKPEKVRIHGSLENLEFFAYYIKDGKVIAISSIGADPIAADFANFLHEGNILTEAEINQDPFGWIRNKPKDLETRFKTETIVDP, from the exons ATGGGtggaaataattgtaaagGACTTCTTCCAGGGAGCTCTAATGCTACGTCAAGCACATCCGTCAAGACAG gTAAACCAGAGAAGTATGACTATGTTGAAGATGTGGTGTGTAATAAAACGGAtatcaaagaaaatgaaatgaaactgTTGCCACTTGGAGAAAGTGGGGCAAAAGTCTTGTTGATTAAACAAAAGGGGGAATTACATGCTATTGGTACAAAATGTACGCATTATGGAGCATTACTTCATACAGGAGCGCTAGGAGATGGAAAAGTAAGGTGTCCATGGCATGGTGCATGTTTTAACATCAAAACAGGAGATATAGAAGATTACCCAGGATTGGATTCTTTACCATGTTTCCAA gTAAATGTGGATGATAGCGGTCTTGTACGTGTGAAAGCAAGGCGTAAGGACTTAGAATTCAATAGAAGGGTCAAGAAGATGTATGAACAAGATCCCAATAATAATACCACTGTCGTAATAGTTGGAGGTGGTCCAGCAGCTGCAACTTGTGCAGAAAGTTTGCGACAGGAAGCCTTTAcaggaaatattattatggtTTGTAAGGAGAACACAGTGCCATATGATAGGGTAAAGGTATCCAAAACATTTGATATAGACATTGAAAAAGCAGTTTTGAGACCACTTTCGTTTTACAAAGagcataaaattgaaaccaAACTGGGTGTAGAAGCTACAg GATTAAATACAAATGACAATGTTGTTCATTTGagtaataatgaaaaattaacgtacaattatctatttatttgtacTGGAAGTATGGCCAGGAAACCTGATATACCtattaatttatctaatatttatgtattaagaGACTACACAGACTCTCATGCTATATCCTCCAAATTGTCATCAGACaaacatattgtaatacttgGATTAGGTTTCATTGGTATGGAAGCTGCTGCTTATTGTGTAAATAAATGTGCATCTGTTACCATCATAGGGAGGTCTACAGTTCCATTACAAACAGTTTTTGGTACAGAAATTGGTAACAGAATCAAACGCTACTTTGAAGAACAAG gtgttaaatttatatttgaacgTAATATCACACAGTTTGTTGCAAAAGATGATGATAAGAACGCTGTAGGTACAGTTGTACTTACCAATGGTGAAGTCCTCCCTGCTGATATAGTGATCATTGGAATTGGATCCAAATTATATACAGATTGGATAAAGGATACTCCTATCAAAATGTTACAAGATGGCAGTATTATAGTGGATAAG TACCTGAAAACAAGTGTTGAAAACATATATGCAGGTGGTGATATAGCGTATGCACCGCTCTTCGGTTCTGATGACATTTCAGCTGCAATAGGTCACTACGCGCTGGCCCATTACCATGGTAAAATAGCAGCATTAAATATATGTGCTAAAACTACTGCCTTAAGTACCGTACCATTTTTCTGGACGACACTATTCGGAAAGAGTTATAGATATGTTG GATACGGAAAACCAGAGAAAGTAAGAATTCATGGTTCCCTAGAGAACTTGGaattttttgcatattacattAAAGATGGTAAAGTTATCGCTATAAGTAGCATCGGAGCAGATCCTATAGCAGCAGATTTTGCAAACTTCCTGCACGAAGGAAACATACTAACAGAAGCGGAGATTAATCAAGATCCATTTGGTTGGATAAGAAATAAACCGAAGGATTTAGAGACTAGATTCAAAACTGAAACTATCGTAGATCCGTGA
- the LOC122570097 gene encoding ER membrane protein complex subunit 10, protein MQTIYIFISLLVSVSSLARGSELDYDGWLQLRLWHAFNDEPEPIFIERGNVTVSSVRSGASVVGQNGLLQSHINELKNLAKHDGKYKLKAVARTSSGNEITFLTSVPACYLLGSDLEDVITIWLDSAAEPIVVSASSPGPCSTESPFTNMWTTNIIVKYPDGGPVPDTATYIQKLEREREARERGDAKDNRSFLARYWMYIVPALIFVVLSSATNPEAGGAGGSAQRQ, encoded by the exons atgCAAACGATATACATCTTTATAAGTTTGTTAGTCAGCGTATCATCGTTAGCTCGTGGG agCGAACTCGATTATGACGGCTGGTTACAATTACGATTATGGCACGCATTTAACGACGAGCCAGAGCCCATTTTTATAGAACGAGGTAACGTCACAGTGTCAAGTGTTCGTAGCGGTGCTTCTGTTGTTGGACAAAATGGATTGCTACAATCTCatataaacgaattaaaaaaccTTGCTAAACATGACGGCAAATACAAACTTAAAGCAGTAGCTCGGACCTCTTCaggaaatgaaataacatttttaacttCTGTACCTGCG TGTTATCTTCTCGGTTCTGATCTTGAAGATGTTATAACAATTTGGCTGGATAGCGCGGCTGAGCCAATAGTTGTGAGCGCATCGTCGCCCGGTCCTTGTAGTACAGAAAGTCCGTTTACAAATATGTGGACGACCAACATTATTGTTAAGTATCCTGATGGTGGACCAGTTCCAGACACCGCTACATATATTCAGAAACTTGAACGTGAAAGAGAagcaagagaaagaggagatgCGAAAGATAACAGATCTTTCCTTGCAAGATAT TGGATGTACATTGTCCCTGCATTAATCTTTGTTGTTCTGTCATCCGCAACAAATCCAGAAGCTGGGGGTGCAGGAGGAAGTGCCCAAAGACAGTAA
- the LOC122570096 gene encoding apoptosis-inducing factor 3-like isoform X2: MRLFIAKQCTKLSFNSIFHVGGKINNGRMSELQKRKIHICSKPEKYDYVEDVVCNKTDIKENEMKLLPLGESGAKVLLIKQKGELHAIGTKCTHYGALLHTGALGDGKVRCPWHGACFNIKTGDIEDYPGLDSLPCFQVNVDDSGLVRVKARRKDLEFNRRVKKMYEQDPNNNTTVVIVGGGPAAATCAESLRQEAFTGNIIMVCKENTVPYDRVKVSKTFDIDIEKAVLRPLSFYKEHKIETKLGVEATGLNTNDNVVHLSNNEKLTYNYLFICTGSMARKPDIPINLSNIYVLRDYTDSHAISSKLSSDKHIVILGLGFIGMEAAAYCVNKCASVTIIGRSTVPLQTVFGTEIGNRIKRYFEEQGVKFIFERNITQFVAKDDDKNAVGTVVLTNGEVLPADIVIIGIGSKLYTDWIKDTPIKMLQDGSIIVDKYLKTSVENIYAGGDIAYAPLFGSDDISAAIGHYALAHYHGKIAALNICAKTTALSTVPFFWTTLFGKSYRYVGYGKPEKVRIHGSLENLEFFAYYIKDGKVIAISSIGADPIAADFANFLHEGNILTEAEINQDPFGWIRNKPKDLETRFKTETIVDP, encoded by the exons ATGCGCTTATTCATTGCGAAACAATGTACGAAACTATCGTTTAACTCAATATTTCACGTTGGtgggaaaataaataacgGAAGAATGTCAGAATtacagaaaaggaaaattcacATTTGTA gTAAACCAGAGAAGTATGACTATGTTGAAGATGTGGTGTGTAATAAAACGGAtatcaaagaaaatgaaatgaaactgTTGCCACTTGGAGAAAGTGGGGCAAAAGTCTTGTTGATTAAACAAAAGGGGGAATTACATGCTATTGGTACAAAATGTACGCATTATGGAGCATTACTTCATACAGGAGCGCTAGGAGATGGAAAAGTAAGGTGTCCATGGCATGGTGCATGTTTTAACATCAAAACAGGAGATATAGAAGATTACCCAGGATTGGATTCTTTACCATGTTTCCAA gTAAATGTGGATGATAGCGGTCTTGTACGTGTGAAAGCAAGGCGTAAGGACTTAGAATTCAATAGAAGGGTCAAGAAGATGTATGAACAAGATCCCAATAATAATACCACTGTCGTAATAGTTGGAGGTGGTCCAGCAGCTGCAACTTGTGCAGAAAGTTTGCGACAGGAAGCCTTTAcaggaaatattattatggtTTGTAAGGAGAACACAGTGCCATATGATAGGGTAAAGGTATCCAAAACATTTGATATAGACATTGAAAAAGCAGTTTTGAGACCACTTTCGTTTTACAAAGagcataaaattgaaaccaAACTGGGTGTAGAAGCTACAg GATTAAATACAAATGACAATGTTGTTCATTTGagtaataatgaaaaattaacgtacaattatctatttatttgtacTGGAAGTATGGCCAGGAAACCTGATATACCtattaatttatctaatatttatgtattaagaGACTACACAGACTCTCATGCTATATCCTCCAAATTGTCATCAGACaaacatattgtaatacttgGATTAGGTTTCATTGGTATGGAAGCTGCTGCTTATTGTGTAAATAAATGTGCATCTGTTACCATCATAGGGAGGTCTACAGTTCCATTACAAACAGTTTTTGGTACAGAAATTGGTAACAGAATCAAACGCTACTTTGAAGAACAAG gtgttaaatttatatttgaacgTAATATCACACAGTTTGTTGCAAAAGATGATGATAAGAACGCTGTAGGTACAGTTGTACTTACCAATGGTGAAGTCCTCCCTGCTGATATAGTGATCATTGGAATTGGATCCAAATTATATACAGATTGGATAAAGGATACTCCTATCAAAATGTTACAAGATGGCAGTATTATAGTGGATAAG TACCTGAAAACAAGTGTTGAAAACATATATGCAGGTGGTGATATAGCGTATGCACCGCTCTTCGGTTCTGATGACATTTCAGCTGCAATAGGTCACTACGCGCTGGCCCATTACCATGGTAAAATAGCAGCATTAAATATATGTGCTAAAACTACTGCCTTAAGTACCGTACCATTTTTCTGGACGACACTATTCGGAAAGAGTTATAGATATGTTG GATACGGAAAACCAGAGAAAGTAAGAATTCATGGTTCCCTAGAGAACTTGGaattttttgcatattacattAAAGATGGTAAAGTTATCGCTATAAGTAGCATCGGAGCAGATCCTATAGCAGCAGATTTTGCAAACTTCCTGCACGAAGGAAACATACTAACAGAAGCGGAGATTAATCAAGATCCATTTGGTTGGATAAGAAATAAACCGAAGGATTTAGAGACTAGATTCAAAACTGAAACTATCGTAGATCCGTGA
- the LOC122570339 gene encoding Bardet-Biedl syndrome 2 protein homolog isoform X2, which yields MAAFSLNIQKHVEPGLVTSGKFDGSHACLAAATYGGNILVHSPHRQPQITGQDHEQSDRKVSWSGELAELQIGTEITALCTGRLSDDERDILLIGTASHILAYHIEDNSDAFYKEMSDGARCIIVGKLSWLPNQVAIVGGNSSITVLDSQGTEIFWTVLGGIVTSLAVFDFDGDDENELVIGTRDFEIKVYKKDNLLWEAKETASITTLTGLPNRRFVYSVGNGTLGVYEMTQRLWRVKSKHRVVVTRSFDLNGDGAPEVITGWNNGKVDARSSNSGEVIFKIQLSAGIAGIVEADYRRIGKSDLVVVSSIGEVRGYGSGSAMDTPEPGEAMRDLLAKRQILQMELRQRAASVPNMFHGTKLAVSLMTCNGAARVALASGPGLFMYCAIVFTEGVFEGETLVVHPSRPRGELEIELRPPKNAPVDMHVKVCVGPAAADLLQVFEMTRQLPRFCMYQIIERPAQIAEDFAKNSVTAEFAERPQRIALWLNQSLILPEEFEITEDKPNNGGIEMWLRGMRDNKIHCFMANATGKVTIQTEDPTFAGDIIQSLALYLGLRELSSEVSFPAEEKKMLDALEHVKGDSKVEGD from the exons ATGGCAGCGTTTTctctaaatattcaaaaacaCGTGGAGCCAGGCCTTGTAACTTCCGGTAAATTCGATGGTTCTCATGCTTGCCTAGCGGCTGCAACCTATGGTGGAAATATTTTGGTACACAGCCCTCATAGGCAACCACAAATAACCGGCCAAGACCACGAACAATCCGACAGAAAAGTATCTTGGAGCGGAGAACTCGCGGAACTTCAGATAGGAACCGag ATTACAGCATTATGCACTGGCCGACTTAGTGATGACGAGAGAGATATTCTTCTAATTGGAACTGCATCTCATATTTTGGCCTATCACATAGAAGACAACTCTGATGCTTTTTACAAAGAG ATGTCTGACGGTGCTAGATGTATAATCGTTGGTAAATTAAGTTGGCTCCCAAATCAAGTTGCAATCGTTGGTGGCAATAGTTCGATAACAGTTCTAGACTCACAAGGCACAGAGATATTTTGGACAGTACTGGGAGGTATTGTAACTTCATTAGCTGTTTTTGACTTCGATGGAGACGACGAAAACGAG TTGGTCATTGGGACCAGAGATTTCGAAATAAAGGTGTACAAGAAAGACAATCTGCTCTGGGAAGCTAAAGAAACAGCTTCAATTACCACTCTAACCGGCCTACCTAATAGAAGATTCGTTTATTCAGTAGGAAATGGGACTCTTGGTGTCTATGAAATGACTCAAAGGCTATGGCGTGTCAAG tCGAAGCATCGGGTGGTGGTCACGAGGAGCTTTGATTTGAACGGAGACGGTGCACCGGAAGTCATAACTGGTTGGAATAATGGAAAAGTAGACGCAAGGTCATCCAATAGCGgtgaagtaatttttaaaattcaattatccGCCGGAATAGCTGGAATCGTGGAAGCTGATTACAGGAGAATCGGCAAATCTGATTTAGTCGTAGTGTCTTCTATCGGCGAAG TGCGCGGCTATGGTTCGGGTTCCGCGATGGATACTCCAGAACCTGGCGAGGCAATGCGCGATTTATTGGCGAAAAGGCAGATCCTTCAAATGGAGCTTAGGCAGAGGGCCGCGTCCGTTCCGAATATGTTCCATGGGACGAAATTGGCAGTGAGCTTGATGACCTGCAACGGTGCGGCTCGTGTTGCCCTTGCGTCTGGACCTGGTCTTTTT ATGTATTGCGCGATAGTTTTCACCGAAGGAGTGTTCGAAGGCGAAACTCTCGTTGTCCATCCCAGCAGACCTAGAGGGGAGCTGGAAATAGAGCTTCGTCCTCCGAAGAATGCCCCTGTCGATATGCACGTTAAAGTATGCGTTGGTCCAGCTGCTGCAGATTTGCTACAG GTGTTCGAGATGACGCGCCAATTGCCTAGATTTTGCATGTATCAGATCATCGAACGGCCTGCGCAAATTGCGGAGGACTTTGCGAAAAATAGCGTCACAGCTGAG TTTGCGGAGAGACCTCAAAGAATCGCTCTTTGGTTGAATCAAAGTCTCATCCTTCCGGAAGAGTTCGAAATTACGGAAGACAAACCAAACAACGGAGGTATTGAAATGTGGCTTCGTGGCATGAGAGACAACAAGATTCATTGTTTCATGGCAAACGCAACGGGAAAAGTAACCATTCAGACAGAAGATCCTACATTTGCTGGCGACATTATTCAGTCGTTGGCCTTGTACTTGGGCCTTAGAGAGCTTTCTTCCGAAGTTTCATTTCCGGCTGAAGAGAAGAAGATGTTGGACGCCTTGGAACACGTCAAAGGTGACTCAaa aGTTGAAGGAGATTGA
- the LOC122570096 gene encoding apoptosis-inducing factor 3-like isoform X1 codes for MRLFIAKQCTKLSFNSIFHVGGKINNGRMSELQKRKIHICSECNKEIEDIRRSYNKAKCCCSCKPEKYDYVEDVVCNKTDIKENEMKLLPLGESGAKVLLIKQKGELHAIGTKCTHYGALLHTGALGDGKVRCPWHGACFNIKTGDIEDYPGLDSLPCFQVNVDDSGLVRVKARRKDLEFNRRVKKMYEQDPNNNTTVVIVGGGPAAATCAESLRQEAFTGNIIMVCKENTVPYDRVKVSKTFDIDIEKAVLRPLSFYKEHKIETKLGVEATGLNTNDNVVHLSNNEKLTYNYLFICTGSMARKPDIPINLSNIYVLRDYTDSHAISSKLSSDKHIVILGLGFIGMEAAAYCVNKCASVTIIGRSTVPLQTVFGTEIGNRIKRYFEEQGVKFIFERNITQFVAKDDDKNAVGTVVLTNGEVLPADIVIIGIGSKLYTDWIKDTPIKMLQDGSIIVDKYLKTSVENIYAGGDIAYAPLFGSDDISAAIGHYALAHYHGKIAALNICAKTTALSTVPFFWTTLFGKSYRYVGYGKPEKVRIHGSLENLEFFAYYIKDGKVIAISSIGADPIAADFANFLHEGNILTEAEINQDPFGWIRNKPKDLETRFKTETIVDP; via the exons ATGCGCTTATTCATTGCGAAACAATGTACGAAACTATCGTTTAACTCAATATTTCACGTTGGtgggaaaataaataacgGAAGAATGTCAGAATtacagaaaaggaaaattcacATTTGTAGTGAGTGtaacaaagaaattgaagatattAGGCGGTCGTATAATAAAGCAAAATGTTGTTGCAGTT gTAAACCAGAGAAGTATGACTATGTTGAAGATGTGGTGTGTAATAAAACGGAtatcaaagaaaatgaaatgaaactgTTGCCACTTGGAGAAAGTGGGGCAAAAGTCTTGTTGATTAAACAAAAGGGGGAATTACATGCTATTGGTACAAAATGTACGCATTATGGAGCATTACTTCATACAGGAGCGCTAGGAGATGGAAAAGTAAGGTGTCCATGGCATGGTGCATGTTTTAACATCAAAACAGGAGATATAGAAGATTACCCAGGATTGGATTCTTTACCATGTTTCCAA gTAAATGTGGATGATAGCGGTCTTGTACGTGTGAAAGCAAGGCGTAAGGACTTAGAATTCAATAGAAGGGTCAAGAAGATGTATGAACAAGATCCCAATAATAATACCACTGTCGTAATAGTTGGAGGTGGTCCAGCAGCTGCAACTTGTGCAGAAAGTTTGCGACAGGAAGCCTTTAcaggaaatattattatggtTTGTAAGGAGAACACAGTGCCATATGATAGGGTAAAGGTATCCAAAACATTTGATATAGACATTGAAAAAGCAGTTTTGAGACCACTTTCGTTTTACAAAGagcataaaattgaaaccaAACTGGGTGTAGAAGCTACAg GATTAAATACAAATGACAATGTTGTTCATTTGagtaataatgaaaaattaacgtacaattatctatttatttgtacTGGAAGTATGGCCAGGAAACCTGATATACCtattaatttatctaatatttatgtattaagaGACTACACAGACTCTCATGCTATATCCTCCAAATTGTCATCAGACaaacatattgtaatacttgGATTAGGTTTCATTGGTATGGAAGCTGCTGCTTATTGTGTAAATAAATGTGCATCTGTTACCATCATAGGGAGGTCTACAGTTCCATTACAAACAGTTTTTGGTACAGAAATTGGTAACAGAATCAAACGCTACTTTGAAGAACAAG gtgttaaatttatatttgaacgTAATATCACACAGTTTGTTGCAAAAGATGATGATAAGAACGCTGTAGGTACAGTTGTACTTACCAATGGTGAAGTCCTCCCTGCTGATATAGTGATCATTGGAATTGGATCCAAATTATATACAGATTGGATAAAGGATACTCCTATCAAAATGTTACAAGATGGCAGTATTATAGTGGATAAG TACCTGAAAACAAGTGTTGAAAACATATATGCAGGTGGTGATATAGCGTATGCACCGCTCTTCGGTTCTGATGACATTTCAGCTGCAATAGGTCACTACGCGCTGGCCCATTACCATGGTAAAATAGCAGCATTAAATATATGTGCTAAAACTACTGCCTTAAGTACCGTACCATTTTTCTGGACGACACTATTCGGAAAGAGTTATAGATATGTTG GATACGGAAAACCAGAGAAAGTAAGAATTCATGGTTCCCTAGAGAACTTGGaattttttgcatattacattAAAGATGGTAAAGTTATCGCTATAAGTAGCATCGGAGCAGATCCTATAGCAGCAGATTTTGCAAACTTCCTGCACGAAGGAAACATACTAACAGAAGCGGAGATTAATCAAGATCCATTTGGTTGGATAAGAAATAAACCGAAGGATTTAGAGACTAGATTCAAAACTGAAACTATCGTAGATCCGTGA